One genomic window of Fusarium verticillioides 7600 chromosome 2, whole genome shotgun sequence includes the following:
- a CDS encoding MADS-box transcription factor, other eukaryote produces the protein MGRRKIEIKAIKDDRNRSVTFLKRKGGLFKKAHELSVLCSVDVAVFIFGNNKKLYEYSSTDMRELIHRYQYHGGPSEHKGPSDFNGGNDDDEDEENDGTPPHGPEVVENQMMPPHAYGQHQPPFPQIRHHTPSASPPIGNGGPFQAHPGHPIQRQHTPQPSIGSRPASRTDMHRMGPGMVQPPPPPGPPHPGMNYMPNPPIYNSPHPPGLIPQHGPHPQYAYHQQPSHMQQPGPYMDDRRSPMPSPMPPAYSSQPPSQPIQAPVRPTPSPQPPQQQLPPNMSQMSPPPPQPERRLHDPPPPPPVEPKTEPQERPQPPLLNTDSAIKKLPQRKSHSIFTPIEENRSILSQHLASFTSESNKSESAAAAAAANAANAANRSQSVDVAALNRAADVPKSSPHLPQRASTQTDEKSRTVSLSSIPETTLTPPSRSNSAKAGGPGGARPRGPRLTVQIPDGGSEGGGSARTAESNSPRVATETTTQAPQRHNSQSSLVLPPPSPSASAILSAGATGPPNPFARPPPQQNVNGDTPVSALPSRFLTNELLPSPSSFYPDWNFRGGDSNTLPSPLNFATPVVGSGPSFLRDDLNTTPNANSNASKDRDPLPSANGSLGQNLSVAPSNSTATKRKTPEPGATTQSDPADESEPKRLKVEE, from the exons ATGGGACGAAGAAAGATTGAGATCAAGGCGATCAAGGATGACAGGAATCGCTCTGT CACCTTCTTAAAGCGCAAGGGCGGTCTTTTCAAGAAGGCTCATGAGCTTTCCGTGCTCTGCTCTGTCGATGTCGCCGTCTTCATTTTCGGCAACAATAAGAAGCTTTACGAATATTCATCGACGGATATGCGAGAGCTTATCCACCGATATCAATAT CATGGCGGTCCTAGTGAACACAAAGGTCCTTCCGACTTCAACGGCGGaaacgatgacgacgaggatgaggagaatgacGGCACCCCTCCCCATGGTCCTGAAGTTGTCGAGAACCAGATGATGCCTCCCCATGCTTACggacaacatcaacctcctttCCCGCAAATTCGACATCATACaccttcagcatcaccacctATTGGCAATGGCGGTCCATTCCAAGCGCATCCTGGTCATCCTATCCAGCGACAACATACTCCGCAACCATCGATCGGCTCACGGCCGGCATCTCGAACGGATATGCACCGCATGGGTCCTGGCATGGTCCaacctccacctccgccCGGCCCTCCGCATCCCGGAATGAACTATATGCCCAATCCGCCTATCTACAACTCGCCTCATCCTCCCGGTCTAATACCTCAACAtggtcctcatcctcaatatgcttatcatcaacagcctAGCCACATGCAGCAACCAGGACCGTACATGGATGACCGCAGGTCCCCGATGCCCTCTCCGATGCCTCCCGCTTACAGTTCACAACCGCCGTCACAACCAATCCAAGCTCCTGTCCGTCCAACGCCGTCGCCTCAACcgcctcaacaacagcttccTCCGAATATGTCACAGATGTCACCTCCGCCGCCCCAGCCTGAACGTCGACTTCATGATcctccgccaccacctcccgTGGAACCCAAGACGGAGCCACAAGAACGCCCTCAGCCGCCATTACTGAACACGGACAgtgccatcaagaagctaCCTCAAAGGAAATCCCATAGTATCTTCACTCCTATCGAAGAGAACCGGTCTATTTTGTCCCAGCACCTGGCATCCTTTACTTCCGAGTCGAACAAATCagagtctgctgctgcagctgccgCTGCTAATGCTGCAAATGCCGCCAACCGTTCACAGTCAGTTGATGTGGCTGCACTAAACCGGGCGGCCGATGTGCCCAAATCATCACCCCATTTGCCACAGCGTGCCAGTACCCAGACCGATGAGAAGTCTCGAACAGTGTCGCTGTCGTCAATACCAGAAACCACTTTGACTCCCCCGTCGCGTTCTAACAGCGCAAAGGCCGGCGGTCCCGGAGGAGCTCGACCTCGTGGCCCTCGCTTAACGGTGCAGATTCCGGATGGCGGATCTGAAGGCGGCGGTAGCGCACGAACGGCAGAGTCAAACTCGCCGCGGGTGGCTACAGAAACTACAACTCAGGCGCCTCAACGCCACAACTCTCAGTCGTCACTTGtgcttcctcctccctcccCGTCTGCGTCAGCAATACTGTCCGCGGGTGCTACTGGTCCGCCAAATCCTTTTGCCCGGCCGCCTCCTCAGCAGAATGTGAATGGTGATACTCCTGTCTCTGCCTTGCCATCACGTTTCTTGACAAATGAACTCCTTCCGAGCCCTAGTAGCTTCTATCCCGATTGGAACTTTCGGGGAGGTGACAGTAACACACTACCAAGTCCGCTGAACTTTGCAACGCCAGTTGTCGGTTCAGGTCCTAGTTTCCTCAGAGATGACCTGAACACGACACCAAATGCAAACTCAAATGCTTCTAAGGACAGAGATCCTCTGCCTAGTGCCAATGGGAGCTTGGGTCAAAACTTGAGTGTAGCCCCAAGCAATTCTACTGCAACGAAACGAAAGACTCCTGAGCCAGGAGCCACAACACAGAGTGATCCTGCGGATGAGTCAGAACCAAAGCGGTTGAAGGTGGAGGAGTAA